The DNA window CACATGATCTTCATCGAGAGTTAATCTTGCCTTGTAAGGCTCCCCCCCACGTGCCCGACTCGCATGTAATTCCCACTCGCTGCCGGTCATCCGATTTATATGAGGCTATCATGTGGTATCAAAAGTTTCATCAAATGTAAAGGTGTTGTTAGGCTTGCATGTCGGAACGCCACGATATGCCAAGTGTCAATAATAGAAACTTACATAACCACTCGTCCTAGAGGGGGGGCGTGAACAGAAAGAAGGGAGATTGATGATGGTGTGGTTGAATTTGGAGCATGTCAGACAGCCATGGCTGACAATCATCCAAAACCCAAACTCCTGGATTTCAAGTAAAGGCGGGAAGTTTAGCTTAGCGCCACGGGAAGTAAGAGATGCCAAGAAATCGTCCTGATATATAAAACTCATTCAATTGTGAATTTTTAATCATGTGCTATCAAATCAAATTGAAAAATCCATTTGCATCTTTTCAGTCAGGTCTCGTTTATAACGGATAAACATCCTAATCGCCTATTCGCCGCTTCTATGCATGTTCCCTCCTCCAACGCCAGCAATAATCAGTTCGCTAATTAGTCTCTTCGTCTGGCTGTAATTCATCTTTCTCCACCAAcgtgtctgtctgtctgtctgtctgtctgtctgtctgtctttGTCTACTCTTTCTACCAAGTGCAACGCAGTGCTGTGGTATTATCAAGACAATGTCAAGAAGAGGAATAAATCAAAATAACAGAGGagggaaacaaaaaggatAAGGGAAACGCTATGAGTCGTCAATCAAAggggataaaaaaaaagctaaatcTGGGGAAAATAGTCATGGTCAAAACGGACCAGCTGATTTTGATCGAGATATGAAACTGGGCCGGGGTATCCGCAAACGCTTTGTTTTCATGGATCGCATCGATTCCCTGTCAGTGTCGTGCGCCTGACCGAGCCAGTTGGCAATGGCCTGAGTCGCCTCTGCATATTCGACTTCGACGCTCTCTTTTTGTATCATTGGCGGGGGGCAGTCCCATGCATGTTTCTCGCCGGCAACGATGCGCATAGTGACAGTCTTTTTCAGGCTCTGCAGCCTCTTTGCGAAGCGGGTACCCTCTGCGAGAAGCATATCATACTCGCACAAGCAGAGATGAACGGGTGGTAGCTTTGCCATAATATCATCCGACATCAAGCCCGGGGACAGCCGAAGATCTGCGCGTTTGTGGCGAGGGATGGCGGGGAAGACGTATGAGGCATCGATAAGATCCGTCAAACCCTTGGACAGGGTGAGATCAGGACGAGAGCAactcagcctcttctcagcCCTGTTGATGGTCCAGTCCAAGCCGGGATAGAAGAGCACGAGGCCCGTGATGCGAGGCACCGGGAAGGGCAGGGTGTAATTCCAGCGTGACGGGTCGTGCATGACGAGCCAGCTGGACAACGCCGTGGTGGCACCTGCAGAAAAGCCAGAGAGGATGACGCGATTGGGGTCAATGCCAAACTGGGCAGCGCGCTTGGTGATCTCCAGGATGGCATCGACACAGTCCTCGATGGCGGTTGGAAATGGGTGGGTAGGAGCCAGACGATAGTTGACGGTGAAGACGACAGCATCCAACGAGGTCATGACGGCGCATGCCCAGCGCGCATTGTC is part of the Trichoderma atroviride chromosome 1, complete sequence genome and encodes:
- a CDS encoding uncharacterized protein (EggNog:ENOG41~MEROPS:MER0033237~CAZy:CE10), with product MEVVPDTIRKPTVPEPDDYVNPLEASSRWTLNARAQAIRYASSLGFSISNRTEPAAPTPSTEFWVDSTLAESKGPKKIRVEVWTPPRLSIGPRAAVVALHGGGWILGQGTDNARWACAVMTSLDAVVFTVNYRLAPTHPFPTAIEDCVDAILEITKRAAQFGIDPNRVILSGFSAGATTALSSWLVMHDPSRWNYTLPFPVPRITGLVLFYPGLDWTINRAEKRLSCSRPDLTLSKGLTDLIDASYVFPAIPRHKRADLRLSPGLMSDDIMAKLPPVHLCLCEYDMLLAEGTRFAKRLQSLKKTVTMRIVAGEKHAWDCPPPMIQKESVEVEYAEATQAIANWLGQAHDTDRESMRSMKTKRLRIPRPSFISRSKSAGPF